Genomic DNA from Paenibacillus sp. KS-LC4:
CGCTCCTAATACTGCACTCAGCGTCCCTGCTGTAATCGTTGCTCCTTCCACTGCCGTCAACGTGCCCGCTGTGATCGTCGCTCCATTCACTGCATTCAGCGTCCCTGCCGTAATCGTTGCTCCATTCACTGCACTCAACGTGCCCGCTGTGATCGTCGCTCCTTCCACTGCCGTCAACGTGCCCGCTGTGATCGTTGCTCCTTCCACTGCCGTCAGCGTCCCTGCCGTGATCGTTGCTCCATTCACTGCACTCAACGTGCCCGCTGTAATCGTTGCTCCTAATACTGCCGTCAACGTGCCTGCCGTGATCGTCGCTCCATTCACTGCACTCAACGTGCCTGCTGTGATTGTTGCTCCATTCACTGCACTCAACGTACCTGCTGTGATCGTCGCTCCTTCCACTGCCGTCAACGTGCCTGCTGTGATTGTTGCTCCATTCACTGCACTCAACGTACCTGCTGTGATCGTCGCTCCTTCCACTGCCGTCAATGTGCCCGCTGTGATCGTCGCTCCTAATACTGCACTCAGCGTCCCTGCTGTAATCGTTGCTCCATTCACCGCACTCAACGTGCCCGCTGTGATCGTTGCTCCATTCACCGCGCTCAACGTGCCTGCCGTGATCGTCGCTCCGTTCACCGCGTTCAATGTTCCTGCCGTGATTGTCGTTCCCAAGACAGCTGCGATAGTACCAGTGGTAATTGTCGCCCCCATTAAATTTCCAATTGTACCGTCCAGCATAATGTTCAGCAAGTTGCCTGATGTGTCTGTTGCAAGGGGCTGAGCTGTTTGTGTGTCGTCTTTACCAAATATTAATGTACGTAAATTATCCGGATTCGGATTAAACGTCGAAAAGTTTGGCATACCATCACCTAGTTTCCTTTTAGTATTACAGGAAAGAGATAGAAGAATGCCCGTACGTCCTTCCCCGTTCGCTTCCTCTCTATGTCCATGTGCTCACACTGTATGTACATTTGAAAGTGTCGGAGACGGCAGCTGTCCGTGTAAAATCCGCCTTTTCTTCACAACGTGCGGCATGTCCCCATACCTATCATCGCTAATCCCCATATCCTGTCATATATTGATTTGATTTAAGAGGTGATGGAATGACCAATAATGCTGTTTTTAATAATGAAAAAAACCCCTTAAGCATGCTCATCAACAATGCTTATACTTCACCAGCCATCATAGCGCCGCCAGAGGAAAATGCAGCTGTAAACGGCCGGCTATTTATCGTTACAAGCGGAAGTAGCAGCATTGGTGCCGCAAACAATCAGCTCATTCAAATTACGAACCCTTCTGGAAGCGGGAGATCACTGTACATCTCCAGTATCTCCGGCGGTATTTCAGCTGCTGCTACCCTTAATTTATATTCCACCGGCACAGTCACCGGGGGAACCACGCCCACACCATTTAACAGCCAATTTGGCAATACAACAGCAAGTATTGCCACCGCTCGCGTTGCTACGGGAACCATAACCGGAACACCTACGCTATTTATGACCATGCTGCTGGCAGCAGGCGTATTCAACTTTACTTTTACGGGAGCGATCATTGTGCCGCCAAACCGGGCGATAACGATTTCCGTCGGGACAGGCGTCATTACCGCAGCCACCAACATTGTGTGGTGGGAAGCCTAAATGCCGAACCAGTCTATTTTTAATACCTCCAATAAACCGCTGATTGGGCAAGCTGCGAACACCATAAATAAACTGGGCTGTTACCTCCCCTCAGATTCGGCCACCTCAGCTGCTGCTGCTGGAGCCTTCTCCATTTATGCTTCCAACAGTGCCTCTCTAGGAATTCTCGGCGGCACCGTGAATACGTCGCTTCAGGTCGTTAATCCCGTTGGCAGCGGCAAGCAGCTTTTCCTCGATCAGGTATACTGTTATATCGACGTGTCCCTAAGCCTGCTATCTGGCTTTAGCGGACAATTAACTATTTTTCAAGGAGGCAGTATCGGCACCTCTACATCGCAAACACCTGCAAACCTCGTGCTTGGCAGCAGTGTTGCAAGCGTAACGACCGCAGCTTCATCCATCAATACCGTAAGCGGGGGAACCACTTACCAGGTTTATGCGCTATATCCCGGCCCCTTTCAAATTCCACTCGGTGGCAAAATCGTCGTGCCGCCAGGTCAGACCCTTACGATTAATGTGTTTGGCTCCCTAAGCTTGCTAGGTATACTGGGCAATGGCGCATCTGTAACTTGGTGGGAGAAGTAGCATGTTGGGCAACCTACAACAAAATAAAAAGGCCGCCCCAAACATCAAATGAATGATGCTTGAAACAGCCTTATGGCCTATTTTAAAAGCTACAGCAGCTTCTCAATATCTTCCTTCATGCTGAGTGGCTCATCGGTCGATTCAAAACGTTTGACAACCTTCCCTTCCCTGTCAATGAGGAACTTGGTGAAATTCCATTTGATGGAGTCTCCATCCATAAAGTGCGGCAGCTTTTCGGTCAAAAATGCACTAAGCATTTTGCCGCTTGCTGCGGATGTATCAAAGCCATTAAAAGGCGCCTCGGCTGTCAAATAGTTGAACAGCGGGTGTGCTGTTTCGTCACGTACATCCGTCTTCGCAAAAAGCGGGAACGTTACGCCATAGTTCAACTGGCAAAAGCTTTGCACATCCGAGTTTCCGCCCGGCTCCTGCTCGCCAAATTGATTGCTTGGGAAGCCGAGTATTTCCAGACCTTGATCCTTGTACTGCTCATACAGCTTTTGCAAATCAGCATATTGGGGTGTAAAGCCGCATTTGCTCGCCGTATTGGCAATAATAACGACCTTGCCTTTATATTGCTCCAGACTAACCGTCTTTCCTGTAATCGTATCCGCTTGATAAGCATAAATGGACATGAATGCACACTCCTAATTGTAGGTTTATTTATTTGTCTGTGTTTTGGCCTGTCTTCCTATGTGGCAGCAGTTGCGAAACACACTTTTTCGTTAATCTGTATTGGACTTATTGCCCAGCCAATCTACAAACAGCGCATAATCCTGCTCTGCTTGATCTGCATAGGATATCGCCCACTCTGCGATGAAGCGGCTAAAGGCCTCTTCGTCACTGCCCATCGCTTTGACGATTTCATGCTCGCTATGATAGTCCAGAATACCGCTTTGCACATCAGAATCCGCTCGCGCATGCAGCTTCGCGGTCAGCTTGCCCATCGTCTCTGTCACGATCAGCATATCCTCTGCCGTCTCCAGCGATTCAAGCTTGAGCCGCTTCTTGAAGGGAGAACGCTCCCGCACATAAAACTGTCTGCCGCCTATCGTCAGATGGCCAAGGTATGGGTCCGCCTCATGGTGCATAGCCTGCTGGGTCATCGTCACGCGTTTGCCCTGATGCTCAAACGCTGTCCAGAACGACTCATCATAGGGCAGAAAATAGGCCGGAACCGCAATCCGCACCTCTTTCACTTCCAGCACAATATCATCCTCGTGCCCTGGCTCGCCGCTGCCCGCTTCAATCAGTACATAAAAACGATCCAGCCCGATTGAGGCTGTTCCAGAGCCATGCTTAATCGCTATATCTTTAATTTGATAGTGAGCAGCCTCCTGCGCATCATCAGCATGCAGGCTTTCTATATATTGCGGCCACGCCTCTAGTAGCGCAGTGCGCTCTTTCTCCGTCGGAGCGACGATCTCAGCCGTATGCGCAAACCTGCGATGCTCCTGCACGAGCGCCGTAACCTTTTCCAAAAAATGCTGGTCCCTGCGTTTGCGCAGCTTGCGAAGCAGCTTTCTTACCTTGCCGCTTGCTCGCTCCTCATCCATTATGAACGTTGCCGGATCATCCTTGCCCTTGACGAACCTCCACATTTGTTTCACATAGGCACGTAAATAGGCCTCGATTTGAAGCTTTTGGGCTTCCTCCGCTTCCCCCTTCATGCGGCAAACAAGCGCTATGCTCACCGACATGCGCAGCAAATCATATAAATAGGAGCCCAAGTAACCCTCGTCAAAATCATTCACATCATACACAAGCGCCCCTTGCTCATTGCGGAAGGCACCGAAATTTTCGAAATGCAAATCGCCCTGAATCCAGGTCGGACGCTCTGCCGGGGTGTGGTAGGGAAACCACTCCCTCGTCACATCCATATAAAATAAATAGGCGCTGCCGCGGAAAAAGGAAAAAGGACTTAGCGACATTTTGCGGTATTTCTCCTCACGCTTCTGACTGCTGAGTCTCATAATTTTATGATCAAATTCATTAAGAACGGCCGTAATCGTTC
This window encodes:
- a CDS encoding glutathione peroxidase; protein product: MSIYAYQADTITGKTVSLEQYKGKVVIIANTASKCGFTPQYADLQKLYEQYKDQGLEILGFPSNQFGEQEPGGNSDVQSFCQLNYGVTFPLFAKTDVRDETAHPLFNYLTAEAPFNGFDTSAASGKMLSAFLTEKLPHFMDGDSIKWNFTKFLIDREGKVVKRFESTDEPLSMKEDIEKLL
- a CDS encoding DUF2252 family protein translates to MDRALTERVKLTQKRLRKRTITAVLNEFDHKIMRLSSQKREEKYRKMSLSPFSFFRGSAYLFYMDVTREWFPYHTPAERPTWIQGDLHFENFGAFRNEQGALVYDVNDFDEGYLGSYLYDLLRMSVSIALVCRMKGEAEEAQKLQIEAYLRAYVKQMWRFVKGKDDPATFIMDEERASGKVRKLLRKLRKRRDQHFLEKVTALVQEHRRFAHTAEIVAPTEKERTALLEAWPQYIESLHADDAQEAAHYQIKDIAIKHGSGTASIGLDRFYVLIEAGSGEPGHEDDIVLEVKEVRIAVPAYFLPYDESFWTAFEHQGKRVTMTQQAMHHEADPYLGHLTIGGRQFYVRERSPFKKRLKLESLETAEDMLIVTETMGKLTAKLHARADSDVQSGILDYHSEHEIVKAMGSDEEAFSRFIAEWAISYADQAEQDYALFVDWLGNKSNTD